GCGGCGGCACCGCCGCCAGCAGGGCCAGTACGGCCGCCCACCACGGCCAACGCAGCTTGACCGCGGCCAGCACGGTGACCACCACGTAGACCATGAAGGCCACGCCGTGCACCGGGCCGAACAACGCCACGCCGGCGGTGGTCGGCTCGGCGGCGTGGTACTTCAGGTACATGCCGACCAGCAGGCCGGCCCAGGTAAAGGCCTCGAACAGGGCCACGACAGCGAATACGCGACCCATCGGGTGCATCGGTACGGAAGAGCGCAAGAGAATCCCGACGACAGCGGCAAGGCCGGCCATCATACCGGCTTGCCGCGAATGCGACGCTTTCGCACTCAGACGAACATGCCGCCCGATGCTTCCACGCGCTGTGCGTTGATCCAGCCGGTGGCCGGCGACAGCAGCGCGACCACCACCGGACCGATATCGTCCGGCTTGCCCGCGCGGCCCAATGCGGTGTTCCCGGCGACCATGGCGTTGATCGCCTCATCGTCGCGCACACGACCACCGCCGAAGTCGGTCGCGATCGCGCCCGGCGCCAGCGTGTTGGCACTGATCCCGCGCGCGCCCAGTTCCTTGGCCAGGTACCGGCTGAACACCTCGATGCCGCCTTTCATCATCGCGTAGGCCGAACTGCCCGGCAGTGCGAAACGGGCCAGCCCGCTGGAGACATTGAGGATGCGGCCGCCATCGCCGAGCAGCGGCAGCAGCGCCTGGGTCAGGAAGTACGGGCCTTTCAGATGCACCGCTACCAAGTGGTCGAACTGGGCGGTGGTGGTGTCGGCAATCATTGCGTGCAGGCCTTCACCGGCATTGTTGAGCAGGCCCTGCAGGCGGGTTTCGCCCCAGGCCTGCAGCTGCGCCCGCACGGCATCTGCGAACGCGGGGAACGCGGCACTGTCGGCCACGTCCAGCGGCAGCGCGGCGGCACGACGACCCAGCGCCTGGATCTGCGCAACGACCTCGTTGGCCGCGTCCGCCTGGTTGCGATAGGTCAGCACGATGTCGGCACCGTCAGCGGCGAGCGCGAGGGCGGCGTTGCGGCCAAGGCCACGGCTGCCACCGGTGACCAGCACGATGCGGGAAGTCGAAGTACTCATTGGGGGCGCTCCTGGGTTGGGGTGCAGCCAGACTATTGGTATTGCCAGCACGCATAAATCACGCGATCCTGATTTGACTGTCCAACTGAGACGAACAATCCATGGATCGCCTCGATCAGCTGCGCAGCTTCCTGCGGGTCGCCGAACTGGGCTCGTTCACTGCCGCGGCCGAACAGCTCGGCCTGCCCAAGGCCAGCGTGTCGCTGGCCGTGCAGCGACTGGAGGCGGAGCTCGGCGTGCAGCTGCTGCACCGGACCACCCGTCGCGTGCGGCTCAGCGCGGACGGCGCACAGTTCCAGCAACGCGCGCGCGACCTTCTGGACGACATGGAGGACCTGCAGGGCATGTTCCGCCGCGACACCGGCCAGCTCAAGGGCCGGCTGCGGGTGGACATGTCCAGCGGGCTGGCCCGGCAGTGGATGATTCCGCACCTGCCCGGCTTCCTCGACCGACATCCGGGGCTGGAGATCGAGCTGAGCGGCACTGACCGCCGTGTCGACCTGGTCCGCGAGGGCTTCGACTGCGTGCTGCGGGTGGGGCCGCTGGACGACAACACGCTGGTCGCGCGCCCGATCGGGGCGATGCACATCGTCAACTGCGCCAGCCCCGGCTACCTCGCTGCGCACGGGGTGCCGCGCAGCGTGGAGGACCTGGCAACCCACGCGCTGGTGCATTACGTGGGCACGTTGGGCCAGCGCTCGCCGGGTTTCGAGTACCACGACGGCCAGGGGTACCGCAGCGTGCCGATGCGCGGCGCGGTCACGGTCAACAGCGGCGAGGCCTACAGCGCAGCGGCGCTGGCCGGGCTCGGCATCATCCAGGTGCCCCGCCTGGGCGCACGCCAGGCGCTGGCCGCGGGGCAATTGGTGGAAGTGCTGCCGGACTGCGTGGCCGAGCCGATGCCGGTCACCCTGCTCTACGCCCAGCGCCGGCACCTGCCGCGCCGCGTGTCGGCGTTCATGGACTGGGTGGCCGAACTGCTCGGCCCCGAACTGGCGCGCCGGGATTGACCACCCTCCCCGGCGCCCGGGTAAGCTGTGCGCCACCCATGTAAACGTTTTCATTCCATGTCCGAACCGCTCGACGCGCTCGCCAGCGCCGCCCGCACCCCGCGCGCCGAACAACACGCCACCCGCGCCGCATTCTTCCTGCCCGGTTTCGCCACCGCCGCGTGGGCACCGCTGGTGCCGTTCGCCAAGACCCGCACCGGCCTGGACGAAGGCACGCTGGGACTGGTGCTGCTGTGCCTGGGCGCAGGCTCGCTGCTGGCGATGCCGCTGGCCGGGGTCCTGGCCGCCCGGCATGGCTGCCGCGCGGTGATGGTCGCCACCCTGCTGATGGTGGTGGCCAGCCTGCCGCTGCTGGCCATTGCCCCGTCCCCGTGGACACTCGGCCTGGCGCTGTTCGTGTTTGGCGCCGGCGTGGGCGCCTGCGACTGCACCATGAACATCCAGGCGGTGATGGTCGAGCGCGACAGCGGCAAGCCGATGATGTCCGGCTTCCACGCGTTTTACAGCATTGGCGGCGCGGTCGGTGCCGCCGCGATGACCGCGTTGCTGTCGCTGCAGCTGGCACCGCTATGGGTGTGCGTGCTCGGCTCGCTGGCGATGCTGGCCGTGCTGGCGCTCTCGGTGCGGTACTGGCGCCGCGACCGCGCACCCAGCGGCGCGCCGGTGTTCGCGATACCGCATGGCGTGGTGCTGGCGATCGGCGTGCTGTGCTTCGTCGCGTTCCTGGCCGAAGGCGCGATGCTGGACTGGAGCGCGGTATTCCTGCACGAGGTGCAGCAGGTGCCGCCGGACCGCGCCGGGCTGGGCTTCATGACCTTCGCCATCGCCATGACCGTGACCCGGCTGGTGGGCGACGGCGTGGTGGCGAAACTGGGCCGGTTGCGCGCGATCCTGCTCGGCAGCATCGTCGGTGCGCTGGGCTTCGGCGTGGCCACGTTCGCCGGCACGCTGCCATTGGCGCTGCTGGGCTATGCGCTGATCGGCCTGGGCTGCGCCAACATCGTGCCGGCGCTGTTCTCGATGGCGGGCAACCAGAAGGCCATGCCGGAAAGCCTGGCCATTCCGGCGATCACCACGCTGGGCTATGCCGGCGTGCTGGCGGGGCCGGCGCTGATCGGCTTCGTGGCCCAGGCCAGCAGCCTGGTCTTTGCGTTCTGCCTGGTTGCAGCGGCGCTGCTGCTGGTCGGCATCAGCGCCCGCTGGGTCAAGGCCTGATCAACAAGGCAGGGTCAATGCGCCAGCGCGTAGTCGATGGCCGCGCACACCGCGGCCACCTGCGCGTCGTTGCACTGCTGCGGGGTCGCGCGCGGGCTGTCCGGGTAGACCTCGGTGGTGGTGGTGAAGCGCGCGCCGGTGATGCTGGCGCACAGGCCGAGCGTCTTCAGCGGGTACTGGATCACGCCGGGGGCGACCACGGCGGAGCCGATGATTTCGTTGCGGTCATCGGCCGGGGCGATGTGCGTGACCTGCTCCACCGCCGCGTTGACCGCCTGCTGGAACGCCGGCTGCGGGTTTTCGGTGTCGTCGACCAGGTAGAAGCCATCGGGAATCAGGCCGGGCTCGAACGGCTTGCCGTCGCGTGCGGCCAGCGCCGGTCGGAACTCGGACTCGTCGCTGTCGGTGGTTTCGTGCAGGTCGATGTGCATGACCATGCCCTCGCGGAGCGGCGCGAGCAGGGCCATCAGCGCGGCGGATTCCTGGGCCGGGCTGTCGGCCACGAACGAGCGGTTCGGGTCGATGGCATCGGCGTTCCAGCGCTGGATGCGCTCATAGCCCCACGGGCTCACGCACGGCACCACCAGCACGTTGGCGCGGCCGGCGTAGTCGGCTGCGCGGGTGTCGAGGAACTGCAGCGCGCCTTCCACGCCGCTGGTTTCGTACCCGTGGACGCCGCCGGTGACGAGGACGGACGGGAGTGACGGATTCCAGTTCTTGCTGCGCACCGCGAACAATGGGTAGGTGTGGGGGGTGTAGTCCAGGGTGCCGTATTGGGTGACGTCGAACCGGTCGCGCAATGCGTCCAGTTTGGGGACGACGTCGTTGGCGTATGAGCGCACCGGCACCTGCCTTGCCCGCCATTCCGCTTTTTCGGCGGCGCCCCACGGTTGGTTGGGGGTGCCGATGGGGTAAAAGCGGGTGTCATTCATGGCGGTGCTCAGGTATGGATCGGGGAACCCGATTTTAGCCGGCCCTGCGACGAGCCGGGCAGAGCCCGGCTCTACGGCTTCAACAATACCTTGCCGTTGCGGCCTGGCTGCAGGCTCGCCGTGGCCGCCTCCGCAACCTGATCCAAGCCGTAGACCCCATCCACCGGCAGGCTCAATCCGCCCTTGGCGGCCAGGGTCAACAACTCACCTACCAGCCGCCGCTTGTCTTCCGGCGCCATCGCCTGGCTGACCTTGCTGCCCCAGAATCCCTTGATCGTGGCCTGCTTGAAGATCACATCGCCCGAACCGATCTGCATCGGTTCGCCGGTCATGGAGCCGAACGACACCAGCGTGCCGTTCTCGCTCAACAGCTTCACCAGCTCACCGCTGGCCGTACCGCCGACCGAGTCGACGGCCGCAGCCACAACGCCGTCCCCCACCGTCGTCTTGACCTGCTTCGTCCAGTCTTCGGATGCCGTGGAAATCGTGTTCTCGATCCCCAGCGCCTCCATCTCGGCAACACCCTCATCGCGCCTGACCAGGTTGAGGCAGTGCACGCCGCGCGCCTTGGCCAGCATCGCCAGCGCCTTGCCCACCGCGCCATTGGCCGCGTTCTGCACGATCCACTGGCCCTGTTTCACCTGCAGGAACTCCAGCAGCATCAGCGCGCTCAACGGCATCGCGATCAGCTGCGCGGCGGTGTTGTCGTCAATGCTGTCTGGCATCGGGATCACCATCTTCGCCGGGGCGATGAAGTACTCGGCCCAGGTGCCATGCACCGAGGCGGCGCTGACCCGCTGGCCCACCTGCAGCCCGGTCACGCCCTCGCCCAGCGCATCGATCACGCCGGTGCCTTCGCTGCCGCCGATGGCCGGCAGCGTGGGCGTGTAGCCGTACTGGCCGCGCACCGTCCACAGGTCGTGGTTGTGGATCGGCGCCAGCACCGTGCGCACCCGCACTTCACCGGGACCGGGCTGTGGAGTCGGCGCTTCGCCGCCGTGCAGGACCTCGGTCGGGTCACCAAACTGCTCATGCAGTGCAACGCGCATGTTCCTCTCCTTCTTCAACGACGATGGCGGTGCGCGGCGACCACGCCCGCGCGCGGCGTGCGCCAGGCACGCGTGCGCAGCAGCAGGGTCTGCAGCACCAGCAGCGCGGCAATGGCCAGGGCCAGCACCGCAATGGTGTCGGCGCCCGGCAGGCGCCAGTCGGACTGCTTCACATACACTCCGACCAACGCCCACAGCACCGCCGCCGGATAGGCAAAATGCCCGCGCAGGCGGTAGTTCATCACCCAGGCAAGGACCGTGGCGATGGCCAGCAGCACCACGCTCCAGCCCAGCATGTTGCCGGTCGGCAGCCACTGGTAGGCCACGATCACCTGTGCGGTGTTGAGGAAGGCGGCCATGGTCAGCCAGCCGGCATGCAGCGCCAGCGGATACGCGGCGAACGCACGTTGCCCCGCGCTCGCGGTCGGCGGCGCGGCACGCACGGCGGCCACCAGCAGGCACACCAGCGCGCACCAGATGATCGCCAGTGCCGGCAGGAACAGTTCGTTGGAGAACACCGGCATCCACGCGGCCGTCAGCGCGAAACCAACCGCCGCCCAACCACGCACGCCGGCGTTGTCATCGGGTCGGCGCTGGCGCAGCTGCCACAGCCCGAAGGCCACGTCCCACAGGAAGATCAGGCCCCAGATCGAAAACGCATACCCGGCCGCCACCAGCAGCGTGGGATAGCGGTCCGAGATCGCGCCATTGGTCGGACCGAACTCCCCGGTCTGGGACAGCCACGCCACCAATGGCATGGCCAGGGCGGCCAACAACACGATCCAGCGCATGCATCTGCTCCTCTCAAAGAGCGCCGACCATACGCTGGATCCGGTTAAAACGGTGGCACGACCGCTCTGGCCCGCGGCCGTCAACCCAATGCGTGGTGCTCATGATCGCCGTGCAGGGCCTCCAGCGCGCCGCTGCCGCCGACGAAGTGCCGCACGATCGGCGCGTGCTCGTTGCGGTGCAGCGCGCGCACCCGGTCCTGCAGCGCGCGGTCTTCGGCGGTCACCCGCTCGTGCTGGCGCAGGTGCTCGATCCACGAGCTGGTCACGAAATACTCCATGTGCACCCCGGGCGTAGCTACATCTTCGGCCACACCCCAGATCACTGCGCCGTCGCGGCGGCGGGTGCGGCCGAGCTCGCCCAGCAGCCGGTGGAATGCGGCGCGGTCGGCGTCGTCGATGTGGTATTCCACGGTGACCAGCACCGGGCCTCGATCATGCGTGACCGGCACCGCCAGCTCGGGCGCGGGCCAATGCCCGGCAGGACGCAGGTCGAGCTCTTCGCTGCCGGCAATGCGCACCCGCCACACCAGCAGGCCCGCCACCACGGCGCCGATGGCAGCCACGGTCAGCGCGAACGGGATCGAGGTGCGCTGGGCGATGCTGCCCCAGCTCAGCCCACCGGCGGCCATGCCCAGCGAGAACACCATGATGTACAGCGACAGCGCGCGCGCCCGCACCCAGGCCGGCACTGCGGTCTGCGCGGCGATCTGCAGCGAGGACAGCACCGTGATCCAGGCGAAGCCATTCACCAGCATCGCCACCGGCAACAACGCCATGTGCCGCACCCAGGCCAACCCCAGCAGGCTCAGCGCGCAGGCCAGCGTGGCCAGCAGCACCAGCAGGTCGCGGTCCAGTCGCGCGCGCAGGCGCGGCAGCAACAGCGCGCCGGTCACCGCGCCGATGCCGATGCAGCCCAGCAGAAGGCCGTAGGTGCCGGCCCCGCCCTTCATTTCGCCGCGCACCACCAGCGGCAGCAACGCGGTGACCGCGCTGGCGAAGAAGAAGAACCCGGCCGACTTGATCAGCACCGCCTGCAGGCGCCCGGCCCGCAGCGCATAGCGCAGACCGGCACGCAGACCGGCACCGAAGCCTTCCGGCGGCAGGCTGGAGGCCTGCACGTCCTGCTTCCAGGTGAACAGCACCCACAGCATGGCGGCAAAGCTCAGCGCGTTCAGGCCGAACGCCCAGCCCGCACCCAATTGCGCCACGATCAGGCCGCCGATGGCCGGGCCCAACGAACGGGCGATGTTGATGCCGATGGAGTTCAGCGCCACCGCCGAGGCCAGCATCGGCCGTGGCACCAGCTCGGAGACGATGGCGGCTTGGGCCGGCATCGCCATCGCCGCGCCGCAGCCCATCGCGAAAGTGAGGGCCACCAGCAGCGGCGGGGTCAGCATCTGCAACGCGGTGAGCGTCGCCAGCGAAGCCGCCACCAGCAGCATCCAGCCCTGGGTGAACAGCAGGTAGCGGCGGCGGTCGACGATGTCGGCCAGGGTGCCTGCCACCAGTGCCAGCAGCACCACCGGTACTGTAGTGGCCGACTGCACCAGCGCCACCATCAGCGGCGAGCCGGTGCGCTCGGCCATCACCCAGGCGGCAGCGACATCGTTGACCCAGGTGCCGACGTTGCTGCCCAGGATCGCCAGCCACATCGCCCGGAACAGCTTGATCTTCAGCGGCGACCACGCGCCCGGCGCCGCATTTTCGTGTGTGTCTACCATTGCCATGCTCCCACTACCGATGCAAAGAAGGTGTCGCGGCCACCGGCCGCACGCAGGCCAGGACCGGCGTCGAACCACGCCAGCTGACCCTTCCAGGTCCACTGCGGGGTCGCCTCCCAGCTGGTTTCCCACTTGTATTGCTGGCCGATCCGGCGCGGCGTGCCGGCCGTGCCGGGGACCGCCGCCAGCGGCGCCGGAGTGGTGTAGACCGCGTCGCTGCGCTGGTGCTTCCAGGCCAGCTGCCAGCCGAACTCGGTGCTCAGGCCGGGACGCGGCGTCAGTGTCAGCGTGGGCTGCACATCCATCAGGTTGGCCGGTGCCAGCAGGCTGGCCTCACTGAAATACGCCGACTTCGGGTACATCGCATTGAACGTGCCCAGCCGTCCGTCCTGTGCGTTGCGGTCGCCACTGGCGATATCCAGCTTGATGCCCAGCCGCGGTTCCCAGCGGTGCGTTGGCCAGCGCAGTCCACTGTCCGTGGCCAGGGTCCAGGCACGGATGTCGAGGTTGCCCTGGCTGCGCGACAGCGTGCCCTGCTGCGCGACCAGTTCCACGTTGGTGTCCCAGCGCGGCTGCAGCGCAAACCAGCGGGTGCCCAACGAACGCCGCCGCTCGTTGCCCACGGCGCTGGCAAAGCGTGCGCCGTCGCGGCCATAGTCGAGCAGGTATAGATCGGTGCCGTTGCCCGCTTCGCCGCGCTGCCAGGTGGCATAGCCCCCGGCCAGGTGCTGGCCACGGTCGCTGCGGTCGTCAAACGCGCCCATGCGGTTGTCGACCGGGCGCAGGGCCATCAGGTCGAGCTTGAAGCCGCCCTGCTGCCAGCGCCCGCGCACGCCGTCGAAGGCCAGCCGGATGTTGGGCCCGTCGCGCACCGACAGCAGCCGTGAGCTGCCGTAGGCCGCTTCCTGCCGACCGAGCTGCCAGCTGAGGTGTTCACCGTGCCAGCGCACATAGCCCTGCTGCAGGTCGAGCGCAGCCTGGTCGGTGCCGCCGGGGCCGCCATTGCGGCCCTGCTCGGCGTGCACGCCCAGCTGCGCGAACCCTTCCCAGCCACCGCGCCTTGCTGTCGCCGATGCCAGCGCGCGCAGCAGGCCGTAGCCATCCTCGCGCCCACCAATACCGAACCGGGTCGGGTCGTAGTACATGCCGCGCAGGCGCAGCGAGGTATTCAGCTGCACCTCGCCGCCGCCGTCCAGCGCGATGCAGCGCCCACTCGCGTCATCCGCGCACGCACTCGCCAACGACGGCGCGGCCGTCACCAGCGCCAGGGTCAGAACGCGAAGCACGAACATCCCAGTGCGCCCCAGAACGCATTCGGTGCGTCGGTCGGCACCGGGTGCGCCGCCGCGTGCCCATGCGCGTGGGTGCGGCACCCGCCTGCGCCATGAACATGCGAATGGGCCGCCAAGCCGCTGGCCGCACCGCCCACGTGATAGCCGCCGAAGCGGTTCACCGGCGACCAGTCCGGCATGGCCGGCGGCAGCGTCGGTGCGAGCGGGCCGAATTCGCCGTCGCCATGCACCACCCGGCCGCCGACCACGGTCAGCACGCTGGTGATGTCGGCAATCGCAGCGTCGTCCACCGCGAAGAAGTCCGAAGACAGCACGCAGAAGTCGGCCAGCTGGCCCACCGCCAGCGTGCCCTTGCGGCCGTCGTCGCCGGAGAACCAGGCGCTGCCCTGCGTCCACAGGCGCAGCGCCTCTTCGCGTTCGAGCAGGTTTTCCTCGCCATACAGCGCCAGCCCGCCCACGGTGCGCCCGCTGACCAGCCACGACAGTGCCACCCACGGGTTGTAGCTGGCCACGCGGGTGCCGTCAGTACCGGCGCCCACCGGCAGTCCGGCCTGCAGCATGCGCCGCACCGGCGGGGTGTGCCGCGCCGCCTCGGCGCCGTAGCGCTGCACGAACGCTTCGCCCTGGTAGGCCATGCGGTGCTGGATCGCCAGCCCGCCGCCGAGCGCGCGGATGCGGTCGATGTTGCGCGGGGTGATGGTTTCGGCGTGGTCGATGAACCAGTGCAGGCCGTCGAACGGAATCTCGCGGTTGACCTGCTCGTACACATCCAGGATGCGGTCGATGCTTTCGTCGTAGGTCGCATGGATGCGGAACGGCCAGCGCTTCTCCACCAGCAGCTTCACCACCTCGGCCAGCTCGGGCTCCATGCCCGGCGGCAGCTCCGGGCGTGGTTCGTTGAACAGCTCGAAGTCGGCGGCGGAGACCACCAGCATTTCGCCGGGCCGTTGTGGCGCAGCAGGTCGTCGCCCTGGCGTGGCGCGAGCATCTCGCTCCACTGCTGGAAGTCCTGCACCTCCTTGCCCTTGTTCTGGGTAAACAGGTTGTAGGCGATGCGCACGGTGAGGTCGCCGTCGCGGTGCAGCTGCTCGATGACCTGGTAGTCCTCCGGGTAGTTCTGGAAGCCACCGCCGGCGTCGATCACCGAGGTGATGCCGAGCCGGTTGAGCTCGCGCATGAAGTGCCGGGTGGAATTGGCCTGGTATTCGATCGGCAGGCGCGGGCCCTTGGCCAGGGTGGCGTACAGGATCAGCGCGTTCGGCTTGGCCAGCAGCAGCCCGGTGGGGTTGCCCAGGCTGTCGCGCGCGATCTGCCCGCCCGGCGGGTCCGGCGTGTTCCTGTCGTAGCCACAGGCCCGCAGCGCGGCGCGGTTGAGCAGCGCGCGGTCGTACAGGTGCAGCAGGAACACCGGCGTGTCCGGGGCGATGGCGTTGAGTTCGGCCAGCGTGGGCAGGCGCTTTTCCACGAACTGTTCCGCGGTGAAGCCGCCGACCACGCGCACCCATTGCGGCGCCGGGGTGTTGTCGACCTGCGCCTTGAGCATCGCCATCGCGTCGGAAAGCGAGCGCAGCCCGTCCCAGCGCAGTTCCAGGTTGTAGTTCAGCCCGCCGCGGATCAGGTGGGTGTGGCTGTCGTTGAGGCCCGGCACCAGCCGGCGCCCGCCAGCGTCGATCACGGTGGGGTCAAGCAGGCCTGCACGCACCTCCGCTTCGGCACCGATGGCGACGATGCGCCCGTCCACCACCGCCAGCGCATCGGCCTGCGGCACGCGGGGGTCGAGCGTGGTGATGCGGGCGTTGCGGATCAGCAGCGTGGTCATGGGTTTCTCCGAAGAAGTAGCGAAGGCGCGGCCGGCCAGGCCCAGCGCCACGGCGGCACCGGCACCCAGCAGCAGGTCGCGGCGGCCAGGAAGGGTGGGATCAGAGGTCATGTGGGCGCTCCGCTCACAGGGACTGCAGCGCGAGTGCGCCGGGTCCGGCCAGTGCGATGGCAAGGAGGGCCATCGTCCAGAACAAGGGGTACTCGATGCCGCCGTGCATCCAGAACCAGCCCTTGGGCAGGGCCAGCACGGCGGTGGTGGCGAGGAACAGCGCGGCGACGCTGGCCGCCGCGCAGGTCTGCCAGCCCAGCAGCACCGCCAGCCCGCACAGCACCTGCACCACGGCCAGCAGCAGCGGTGCGGGTGCGGGTGCAGGCAGGCCGAAGCCGCGCAGCTCTTCGGCGAACCCACTCAGGCCGGGGCCACCGAACCAACCGAACAACTTGCCGAGCGCGTGCGGCAGCAGGAAGCCACCCGCCGCCAGCCGCAGCACCAGCAGCCCCAGGTCCAGGCCGGTGGTGCTGCCGGCCATGTTCAGTGGCCGCCTTCCTGCGCGCCGAACATCGCCTTGGCGTACTGGATGCCGAGGCCGTAACCGCCGGCATGTTCGCGGGCGATGCCGGTGGTCAGGTCGTAGGTTTCGCCGCGGCCCCAGTCGCGCTGCAGTTCCAGCACGTACTGCAGGGCGGTGATCGGCACCGCGCCGGCCTGGACCATGCGGGTCACCGCGCGCTCGTGCGCCTCGTCGCTGACATCGCCGCAGGCGTCGGTGATCACGTAGACCTCGAAGCCCTGCTCGATCGCCGACAACGCCGGGCCGACGATGCACACACTCGTCCAGAGACCGGCCAGCACCACCCGCTTCTGGCCGATGCGGTTGATCTCATCCACCACCGGCTGGTCTTCCCAGCTGTTCATGGTGGTGCGGTCCAGCACCTTCTGGCCCGGGAAGATCGCCGGCAGCTCCGGGAACATCGGGCCGGAGAACGACTTTTCGGCCACCGTGGTCAGCACCACCGGCACCTTGAAGCCGGCCGCGCCCTTGGCCAGCATCGCCACGTTGTTGCGCAGCGCGGCGATGTCGATGTTGCGCGTGGCGAACGCCATCTGCGACTGGAAGGCGATCAGTACGAGGGCGTGGTTGGTCGGCGACAGCAGCGAGCTGCCCGGTACGGCGGTGGCGGTGGTCATCGGAAGTCCTTGCGGGATGGGTAACGAAATGGTGACGGCGACCGCGCCAATGCCCTACCCCCCTTGGGTGGTGGGCGCAGCTACTCTTTTGGGGGAGGGGTCCCTGCCACTACCCCATTGCGCACCCCTTGCGCCTGCCCCGAATGGGGAGTCATGCCCGCGCCCCGGCCTGAGACAATCCGCGCATGCAGCGTGTGCCTTTCGTGTCACGATCCACCGCCCCGGCGACCAGGTGGCGATGGGCGTGCGGCTGGCTGCTCGCGGCGGCGTTGTGCCTGATGTCCATGCTGCCCGCCGCAGCGACCTCACTGTCTGACTACGAACACAGCGCATGGCGGGTCGGCCAGGGCGCGCCCGGCGATATCTGGGACATCGCCCAACTGGCCGACAACCGTCTGCTGCTGGCCACCGGTGCCGGCCTGTACCGCTTCGATGGGCGCCAGTTCGAACGCGTAGCGCCGCCCAATGGCGGTTCCTTTCCCTCGGCGAACATGACCTCGTTGGCCGTCGACGCGGACGGCACGATCTGGATCGCCTACTACAACGGGAGCATTACCCGTCTCGACGCACATGGCGCGCGCGACTTCGGCATCCGCGAGGG
This portion of the Stenotrophomonas aracearum genome encodes:
- a CDS encoding DUF3817 domain-containing protein: MHPMGRVFAVVALFEAFTWAGLLVGMYLKYHAAEPTTAGVALFGPVHGVAFMVYVVVTVLAAVKLRWPWWAAVLALLAAVPPLVTLPLEWWFKRRGLLGARPAA
- a CDS encoding SDR family NAD(P)-dependent oxidoreductase, with product MSTSTSRIVLVTGGSRGLGRNAALALAADGADIVLTYRNQADAANEVVAQIQALGRRAAALPLDVADSAAFPAFADAVRAQLQAWGETRLQGLLNNAGEGLHAMIADTTTAQFDHLVAVHLKGPYFLTQALLPLLGDGGRILNVSSGLARFALPGSSAYAMMKGGIEVFSRYLAKELGARGISANTLAPGAIATDFGGGRVRDDEAINAMVAGNTALGRAGKPDDIGPVVVALLSPATGWINAQRVEASGGMFV
- a CDS encoding LysR family transcriptional regulator, producing the protein MDRLDQLRSFLRVAELGSFTAAAEQLGLPKASVSLAVQRLEAELGVQLLHRTTRRVRLSADGAQFQQRARDLLDDMEDLQGMFRRDTGQLKGRLRVDMSSGLARQWMIPHLPGFLDRHPGLEIELSGTDRRVDLVREGFDCVLRVGPLDDNTLVARPIGAMHIVNCASPGYLAAHGVPRSVEDLATHALVHYVGTLGQRSPGFEYHDGQGYRSVPMRGAVTVNSGEAYSAAALAGLGIIQVPRLGARQALAAGQLVEVLPDCVAEPMPVTLLYAQRRHLPRRVSAFMDWVAELLGPELARRD
- a CDS encoding MFS transporter — encoded protein: MSEPLDALASAARTPRAEQHATRAAFFLPGFATAAWAPLVPFAKTRTGLDEGTLGLVLLCLGAGSLLAMPLAGVLAARHGCRAVMVATLLMVVASLPLLAIAPSPWTLGLALFVFGAGVGACDCTMNIQAVMVERDSGKPMMSGFHAFYSIGGAVGAAAMTALLSLQLAPLWVCVLGSLAMLAVLALSVRYWRRDRAPSGAPVFAIPHGVVLAIGVLCFVAFLAEGAMLDWSAVFLHEVQQVPPDRAGLGFMTFAIAMTVTRLVGDGVVAKLGRLRAILLGSIVGALGFGVATFAGTLPLALLGYALIGLGCANIVPALFSMAGNQKAMPESLAIPAITTLGYAGVLAGPALIGFVAQASSLVFAFCLVAAALLLVGISARWVKA
- a CDS encoding M14 family metallopeptidase, translated to MNDTRFYPIGTPNQPWGAAEKAEWRARQVPVRSYANDVVPKLDALRDRFDVTQYGTLDYTPHTYPLFAVRSKNWNPSLPSVLVTGGVHGYETSGVEGALQFLDTRAADYAGRANVLVVPCVSPWGYERIQRWNADAIDPNRSFVADSPAQESAALMALLAPLREGMVMHIDLHETTDSDESEFRPALAARDGKPFEPGLIPDGFYLVDDTENPQPAFQQAVNAAVEQVTHIAPADDRNEIIGSAVVAPGVIQYPLKTLGLCASITGARFTTTTEVYPDSPRATPQQCNDAQVAAVCAAIDYALAH
- a CDS encoding zinc-binding dehydrogenase codes for the protein MRVALHEQFGDPTEVLHGGEAPTPQPGPGEVRVRTVLAPIHNHDLWTVRGQYGYTPTLPAIGGSEGTGVIDALGEGVTGLQVGQRVSAASVHGTWAEYFIAPAKMVIPMPDSIDDNTAAQLIAMPLSALMLLEFLQVKQGQWIVQNAANGAVGKALAMLAKARGVHCLNLVRRDEGVAEMEALGIENTISTASEDWTKQVKTTVGDGVVAAAVDSVGGTASGELVKLLSENGTLVSFGSMTGEPMQIGSGDVIFKQATIKGFWGSKVSQAMAPEDKRRLVGELLTLAAKGGLSLPVDGVYGLDQVAEAATASLQPGRNGKVLLKP
- a CDS encoding MFS transporter gives rise to the protein MVDTHENAAPGAWSPLKIKLFRAMWLAILGSNVGTWVNDVAAAWVMAERTGSPLMVALVQSATTVPVVLLALVAGTLADIVDRRRYLLFTQGWMLLVAASLATLTALQMLTPPLLVALTFAMGCGAAMAMPAQAAIVSELVPRPMLASAVALNSIGINIARSLGPAIGGLIVAQLGAGWAFGLNALSFAAMLWVLFTWKQDVQASSLPPEGFGAGLRAGLRYALRAGRLQAVLIKSAGFFFFASAVTALLPLVVRGEMKGGAGTYGLLLGCIGIGAVTGALLLPRLRARLDRDLLVLLATLACALSLLGLAWVRHMALLPVAMLVNGFAWITVLSSLQIAAQTAVPAWVRARALSLYIMVFSLGMAAGGLSWGSIAQRTSIPFALTVAAIGAVVAGLLVWRVRIAGSEELDLRPAGHWPAPELAVPVTHDRGPVLVTVEYHIDDADRAAFHRLLGELGRTRRRDGAVIWGVAEDVATPGVHMEYFVTSSWIEHLRQHERVTAEDRALQDRVRALHRNEHAPIVRHFVGGSGALEALHGDHEHHALG
- a CDS encoding alginate export family protein, which gives rise to MFVLRVLTLALVTAAPSLASACADDASGRCIALDGGGEVQLNTSLRLRGMYYDPTRFGIGGREDGYGLLRALASATARRGGWEGFAQLGVHAEQGRNGGPGGTDQAALDLQQGYVRWHGEHLSWQLGRQEAAYGSSRLLSVRDGPNIRLAFDGVRGRWQQGGFKLDLMALRPVDNRMGAFDDRSDRGQHLAGGYATWQRGEAGNGTDLYLLDYGRDGARFASAVGNERRRSLGTRWFALQPRWDTNVELVAQQGTLSRSQGNLDIRAWTLATDSGLRWPTHRWEPRLGIKLDIASGDRNAQDGRLGTFNAMYPKSAYFSEASLLAPANLMDVQPTLTLTPRPGLSTEFGWQLAWKHQRSDAVYTTPAPLAAVPGTAGTPRRIGQQYKWETSWEATPQWTWKGQLAWFDAGPGLRAAGGRDTFFASVVGAWQW
- a CDS encoding DoxX family protein → MAGSTTGLDLGLLVLRLAAGGFLLPHALGKLFGWFGGPGLSGFAEELRGFGLPAPAPAPLLLAVVQVLCGLAVLLGWQTCAAASVAALFLATTAVLALPKGWFWMHGGIEYPLFWTMALLAIALAGPGALALQSL